A part of Capsicum annuum cultivar UCD-10X-F1 chromosome 6, UCD10Xv1.1, whole genome shotgun sequence genomic DNA contains:
- the LOC107873269 gene encoding uncharacterized protein LOC107873269 isoform X1, whose translation MGSNLEPVPVTSQKHDPAWRHCQMFKNGERVQLKCIYCGKIFKGGGIHRIKEHLAGQKGNASTCLRVQPDVRLLMQESLNGVVMKKRKKKKLAEEVVSTCNEVAALTDSCGLNTEVDLLPIAEALEPTSNLFLIRDEGGNGRKKKRRIRKASSSNNNAMVLAINQSKRVNNHVHMAVARFLLDARVPLDAVNSVYFQPMIDMIASQGADVAGPSYHDLRSWVLKASVQEVRNDIDQCSSTWARSGCSVLVDEWITGKGKTLLNFFVYCLEGTMFLRSVDASSLINSMDSLYELLKEVVEEVGVRHVLQVVTSNEERYVLAGKRLTDAYPTLFWTPCAAQSIDLMLEDIKKLEWIDTIIEQAKSISRFIYNNNILLNMMRKFTFGVDLVDLGVTRSATDFLTLSRMVNIKHNLQSMVTSVEWMESPYSKKPAGFAVLNYISNQSFWSTCSLITRLTDPILRLLRIVCGEERPAMAYVFAGVYRAKETIKKELVNKKDYLVYWNIIDHRWESLQRHPLHVAGFYLNPKFFYTTEEDVHLNIRSLVYDCIEKLVPDPKIQDKIVKETTSYHNSAGDFGRKMAVRARDTLFPAEWWSTYGGGCPNLARLAIRILSQTSGLIRSNPRRIPFEEMHETRNCIEHQRLNDLAFVQYNLWLRQRKNMEPDCMDTISHDKMELVHNWVSKTELSLEDMESSDWMTVDPPWGSIAPLGPLVDDIEALGAGFDDFEIFGGPKDSEEEIGEETTVNE comes from the exons ATGGGTTCTAATTTGGAACCAGTGCCAGTTACTTCACAAAAACATGACCCGGCGTGGAGACATTGTCAAATGTTTAAGAATGGGGAGAGGGTGCAGTTGAAGTGCATCTATTGTGGGAAAATATTTAAGGGTGGTGGAATTCATAGGATTAAAGAACATCTTGCGGGTCAGAAAGGTAATGCATCTACTTGTTTGAGAGTTCAGCCCGATGTTCGCCTTCTGATGCAAGAGAGCTTAAATGGTGTtgtaatgaaaaagagaaaaaaaaagaaacttgcTGAGGAAGTTGTATCAACTTGTAATGAGGTTGCTGCATTGACTGATAGTTGTGGCCTGAATACGGAAGTTGACTTGCTTCCAATCGCAGAAGCTCTTGAACCAACCTCTAATTTGTTTTTGATTCGAGATGAAGGAGGTAATGGTAGGAAGAAAAAACGTAGGATTAGAAAAGCCTCTTCCTCAAATAATAATGCCATGGTTCTAGCAATTAACCAGTCGAAAAGAGTGAACAATCATGTGCATATGGCAGTAGCCAGATTCCTTTTAGATGCCAGGGTGCCTCTTGACGCTGTAAATTCTGTTTATTTCCAACCGATGATTGATATGATTGCTTCCCAAGGAGCAGATGTTGCAGGCCCTTCTTATCATGACCTCAGAAGCTGGGTTCTAAAAGCTTCAGTTCAAGAAGTCAGGAATGACATTGATCAATGTTCAAGTACCTGGGCAAGGAGTGGTTGTTCTGTTTTGGTTGATGAGTGGATTACAGGAAAGGGTAAAACACTGCTGAACTTTTTCGTCTACTGCCTTGAAGGGACAATGTTTTTGAGATCTGTGGATGCATCTAGCCTAATTAATTCTATGGATTCTCTATATGAGTTGCTTAAGGAAGTAGTGGAGGAAGTTGGTGTGAGACATGTGTTGCAAGTAGTAACTAGTAATGAGGAGCGATATGTTCTTGCTGGGAAAAGGCTCACTGATGCTTACCCTACCCTCTTTTGGACTCCCTGTGCTGCTCAGTCCATTGACTTGATGCTCGAGGATATAAAAAAACTTGAGTGGATTGATACAATAATTGAACAAGCCAAGTCAATATCAAGATTCATCTACAATAATAACATTCTGTTGaatatgatgagaaagttcacctTTGGAGTTGACTTAGTTGATTTGGGAGTTACACGCTCCGCAACTGACTTTTTGACACTAAGTCGAATGGTAAATATCAAACACAATTTGCAATCAATGGTTACTTCAGTGGAGTGGATGGAGAGCCCATATTCAAAGAAACCAGCGGGGTTTGCCGTGCTAAATTATATCAGTAACCAGTCCTTTTGGTCTACTTGCAGCTTGATTACCCGCTTGACAGATCCCATCTTGAGGCTTTTAAGGATAGTTTGTGGTGAGGAGAGGCCTGCGATGGCGTATGTTTTTGCAGGGGTCTATCGAGCAAAAGAAACAATTAAGAAAGAGCTTGTCAATAAGAAGGATTACTTAGTTTATTGGAATATTATAGATCATAGGTGGGAATCACTTCAGCGTCATCCTCTTCATGTTGCAGGGTTTTACCTCAATCCCAAGTTTTTCTATACTACAGAGGAAGACGTCCACCTTAATATCAGATCTCTTGTTTATGATTGCATAGAGAAATTGGTTCCTGATCCTAAAATCCAAGACAAAATTGTGAAAGAAACTACTTCTTACCATAACAGTGCTGGAGATTTTGGCAGGAAAATGGCAGTAAGAGCCAGAGACACTCTCTTTCCTG CTGAGTGGTGGTCAACATATGGTGGAGGATGCCCAAATTTGGCTCGCTTGGCCATCCGTATTCTCAGTCAAACATCAGGTTTGATCAGGTCCAATCCAAGGCGAATTCCATTTGAAGAGATGCATGAAACAAGAAATTGCATTGAGCATCAAAGACTCAATGATCTTGCTTTTGTTCAGTACAACCTGTGGCTGAGGCAAAG GAAGAACATGGAGCCGGATTGCATGGACACCATTTCCCATGACAAAATGGAACTTGTCCATAATTGGGTTTCCAAGACGGAACTAAGCTTGGAGGACATGGAAAGTTCAGACTGGATGACTGTTGACCCTCCTTGGGGCAGCATAGCTCCCTTAGGTCCATTAGTTGATGATATTGAAGCCTTAGGTGCAG GTTTcgatgattttgaaatttttggtggGCCAAAAGATAGTGAAGAAGAGATTGGAGAGGAGACCACCGTAAATGAGTAA
- the LOC107873269 gene encoding uncharacterized protein LOC107873269 isoform X2, whose amino-acid sequence MGSNLEPVPVTSQKHDPAWRHCQMFKNGERVQLKCIYCGKIFKGGGIHRIKEHLAGQKGNASTCLRVQPDVRLLMQESLNGVVMKKRKKKKLAEEVVSTCNEVAALTDSCGLNTEVDLLPIAEALEPTSNLFLIRDEGGNGRKKKRRIRKASSSNNNAMVLAINQSKRVNNHVHMAVARFLLDARVPLDAVNSVYFQPMIDMIASQGADVAGPSYHDLRSWVLKASVQEVRNDIDQCSSTWARSGCSVLVDEWITGKGKTLLNFFVYCLEGTMFLRSVDASSLINSMDSLYELLKEVVEEVGVRHVLQVVTSNEERYVLAGKRLTDAYPTLFWTPCAAQSIDLMLEDIKKLEWIDTIIEQAKSISRFIYNNNILLNMMRKFTFGVDLVDLGVTRSATDFLTLSRMVNIKHNLQSMVTSVEWMESPYSKKPAGFAVLNYISNQSFWSTCSLITRLTDPILRLLRIVCGEERPAMAYVFAGVYRAKETIKKELVNKKDYLVYWNIIDHRWESLQRHPLHVAGFYLNPKFFYTTEEDVHLNIRSLVYDCIEKLVPDPKIQDKIVKETTSYHNSAGDFGRKMAVRARDTLFPAEWWSTYGGGCPNLARLAIRILSQTSGLIRSNPRRIPFEEMHETRNCIEHQRLNDLAFVQYNLWLRQRKNMEPDCMDTISHDKMELVHNWVSKTELSLEDMESSDWMTVDPPWGSIAPLGPLVDDIEALGADSEEEIGEETTVNE is encoded by the exons ATGGGTTCTAATTTGGAACCAGTGCCAGTTACTTCACAAAAACATGACCCGGCGTGGAGACATTGTCAAATGTTTAAGAATGGGGAGAGGGTGCAGTTGAAGTGCATCTATTGTGGGAAAATATTTAAGGGTGGTGGAATTCATAGGATTAAAGAACATCTTGCGGGTCAGAAAGGTAATGCATCTACTTGTTTGAGAGTTCAGCCCGATGTTCGCCTTCTGATGCAAGAGAGCTTAAATGGTGTtgtaatgaaaaagagaaaaaaaaagaaacttgcTGAGGAAGTTGTATCAACTTGTAATGAGGTTGCTGCATTGACTGATAGTTGTGGCCTGAATACGGAAGTTGACTTGCTTCCAATCGCAGAAGCTCTTGAACCAACCTCTAATTTGTTTTTGATTCGAGATGAAGGAGGTAATGGTAGGAAGAAAAAACGTAGGATTAGAAAAGCCTCTTCCTCAAATAATAATGCCATGGTTCTAGCAATTAACCAGTCGAAAAGAGTGAACAATCATGTGCATATGGCAGTAGCCAGATTCCTTTTAGATGCCAGGGTGCCTCTTGACGCTGTAAATTCTGTTTATTTCCAACCGATGATTGATATGATTGCTTCCCAAGGAGCAGATGTTGCAGGCCCTTCTTATCATGACCTCAGAAGCTGGGTTCTAAAAGCTTCAGTTCAAGAAGTCAGGAATGACATTGATCAATGTTCAAGTACCTGGGCAAGGAGTGGTTGTTCTGTTTTGGTTGATGAGTGGATTACAGGAAAGGGTAAAACACTGCTGAACTTTTTCGTCTACTGCCTTGAAGGGACAATGTTTTTGAGATCTGTGGATGCATCTAGCCTAATTAATTCTATGGATTCTCTATATGAGTTGCTTAAGGAAGTAGTGGAGGAAGTTGGTGTGAGACATGTGTTGCAAGTAGTAACTAGTAATGAGGAGCGATATGTTCTTGCTGGGAAAAGGCTCACTGATGCTTACCCTACCCTCTTTTGGACTCCCTGTGCTGCTCAGTCCATTGACTTGATGCTCGAGGATATAAAAAAACTTGAGTGGATTGATACAATAATTGAACAAGCCAAGTCAATATCAAGATTCATCTACAATAATAACATTCTGTTGaatatgatgagaaagttcacctTTGGAGTTGACTTAGTTGATTTGGGAGTTACACGCTCCGCAACTGACTTTTTGACACTAAGTCGAATGGTAAATATCAAACACAATTTGCAATCAATGGTTACTTCAGTGGAGTGGATGGAGAGCCCATATTCAAAGAAACCAGCGGGGTTTGCCGTGCTAAATTATATCAGTAACCAGTCCTTTTGGTCTACTTGCAGCTTGATTACCCGCTTGACAGATCCCATCTTGAGGCTTTTAAGGATAGTTTGTGGTGAGGAGAGGCCTGCGATGGCGTATGTTTTTGCAGGGGTCTATCGAGCAAAAGAAACAATTAAGAAAGAGCTTGTCAATAAGAAGGATTACTTAGTTTATTGGAATATTATAGATCATAGGTGGGAATCACTTCAGCGTCATCCTCTTCATGTTGCAGGGTTTTACCTCAATCCCAAGTTTTTCTATACTACAGAGGAAGACGTCCACCTTAATATCAGATCTCTTGTTTATGATTGCATAGAGAAATTGGTTCCTGATCCTAAAATCCAAGACAAAATTGTGAAAGAAACTACTTCTTACCATAACAGTGCTGGAGATTTTGGCAGGAAAATGGCAGTAAGAGCCAGAGACACTCTCTTTCCTG CTGAGTGGTGGTCAACATATGGTGGAGGATGCCCAAATTTGGCTCGCTTGGCCATCCGTATTCTCAGTCAAACATCAGGTTTGATCAGGTCCAATCCAAGGCGAATTCCATTTGAAGAGATGCATGAAACAAGAAATTGCATTGAGCATCAAAGACTCAATGATCTTGCTTTTGTTCAGTACAACCTGTGGCTGAGGCAAAG GAAGAACATGGAGCCGGATTGCATGGACACCATTTCCCATGACAAAATGGAACTTGTCCATAATTGGGTTTCCAAGACGGAACTAAGCTTGGAGGACATGGAAAGTTCAGACTGGATGACTGTTGACCCTCCTTGGGGCAGCATAGCTCCCTTAGGTCCATTAGTTGATGATATTGAAGCCTTAGGTGCAG ATAGTGAAGAAGAGATTGGAGAGGAGACCACCGTAAATGAGTAA
- the LOC107873269 gene encoding uncharacterized protein LOC107873269 isoform X3: MGSNLEPVPVTSQKHDPAWRHCQMFKNGERVQLKCIYCGKIFKGGGIHRIKEHLAGQKGNASTCLRVQPDVRLLMQESLNGVVMKKRKKKKLAEEVVSTCNEVAALTDSCGLNTEVDLLPIAEALEPTSNLFLIRDEGGNGRKKKRRIRKASSSNNNAMVLAINQSKRVNNHVHMAVARFLLDARVPLDAVNSVYFQPMIDMIASQGADVAGPSYHDLRSWVLKASVQEVRNDIDQCSSTWARSGCSVLVDEWITGKGKTLLNFFVYCLEGTMFLRSVDASSLINSMDSLYELLKEVVEEVGVRHVLQVVTSNEERYVLAGKRLTDAYPTLFWTPCAAQSIDLMLEDIKKLEWIDTIIEQAKSISRFIYNNNILLNMMRKFTFGVDLVDLGVTRSATDFLTLSRMVNIKHNLQSMVTSVEWMESPYSKKPAGFAVLNYISNQSFWSTCSLITRLTDPILRLLRIVCGEERPAMAYVFAGVYRAKETIKKELVNKKDYLVYWNIIDHRWESLQRHPLHVAGFYLNPKFFYTTEEDVHLNIRSLVYDCIEKLVPDPKIQDKIVKETTSYHNSAGDFGRKMAVRARDTLFPEKHFAVDGHKLVRIMPYCMECVLLIARDYVNKFAFAWIGCWSRFQAA, translated from the exons ATGGGTTCTAATTTGGAACCAGTGCCAGTTACTTCACAAAAACATGACCCGGCGTGGAGACATTGTCAAATGTTTAAGAATGGGGAGAGGGTGCAGTTGAAGTGCATCTATTGTGGGAAAATATTTAAGGGTGGTGGAATTCATAGGATTAAAGAACATCTTGCGGGTCAGAAAGGTAATGCATCTACTTGTTTGAGAGTTCAGCCCGATGTTCGCCTTCTGATGCAAGAGAGCTTAAATGGTGTtgtaatgaaaaagagaaaaaaaaagaaacttgcTGAGGAAGTTGTATCAACTTGTAATGAGGTTGCTGCATTGACTGATAGTTGTGGCCTGAATACGGAAGTTGACTTGCTTCCAATCGCAGAAGCTCTTGAACCAACCTCTAATTTGTTTTTGATTCGAGATGAAGGAGGTAATGGTAGGAAGAAAAAACGTAGGATTAGAAAAGCCTCTTCCTCAAATAATAATGCCATGGTTCTAGCAATTAACCAGTCGAAAAGAGTGAACAATCATGTGCATATGGCAGTAGCCAGATTCCTTTTAGATGCCAGGGTGCCTCTTGACGCTGTAAATTCTGTTTATTTCCAACCGATGATTGATATGATTGCTTCCCAAGGAGCAGATGTTGCAGGCCCTTCTTATCATGACCTCAGAAGCTGGGTTCTAAAAGCTTCAGTTCAAGAAGTCAGGAATGACATTGATCAATGTTCAAGTACCTGGGCAAGGAGTGGTTGTTCTGTTTTGGTTGATGAGTGGATTACAGGAAAGGGTAAAACACTGCTGAACTTTTTCGTCTACTGCCTTGAAGGGACAATGTTTTTGAGATCTGTGGATGCATCTAGCCTAATTAATTCTATGGATTCTCTATATGAGTTGCTTAAGGAAGTAGTGGAGGAAGTTGGTGTGAGACATGTGTTGCAAGTAGTAACTAGTAATGAGGAGCGATATGTTCTTGCTGGGAAAAGGCTCACTGATGCTTACCCTACCCTCTTTTGGACTCCCTGTGCTGCTCAGTCCATTGACTTGATGCTCGAGGATATAAAAAAACTTGAGTGGATTGATACAATAATTGAACAAGCCAAGTCAATATCAAGATTCATCTACAATAATAACATTCTGTTGaatatgatgagaaagttcacctTTGGAGTTGACTTAGTTGATTTGGGAGTTACACGCTCCGCAACTGACTTTTTGACACTAAGTCGAATGGTAAATATCAAACACAATTTGCAATCAATGGTTACTTCAGTGGAGTGGATGGAGAGCCCATATTCAAAGAAACCAGCGGGGTTTGCCGTGCTAAATTATATCAGTAACCAGTCCTTTTGGTCTACTTGCAGCTTGATTACCCGCTTGACAGATCCCATCTTGAGGCTTTTAAGGATAGTTTGTGGTGAGGAGAGGCCTGCGATGGCGTATGTTTTTGCAGGGGTCTATCGAGCAAAAGAAACAATTAAGAAAGAGCTTGTCAATAAGAAGGATTACTTAGTTTATTGGAATATTATAGATCATAGGTGGGAATCACTTCAGCGTCATCCTCTTCATGTTGCAGGGTTTTACCTCAATCCCAAGTTTTTCTATACTACAGAGGAAGACGTCCACCTTAATATCAGATCTCTTGTTTATGATTGCATAGAGAAATTGGTTCCTGATCCTAAAATCCAAGACAAAATTGTGAAAGAAACTACTTCTTACCATAACAGTGCTGGAGATTTTGGCAGGAAAATGGCAGTAAGAGCCAGAGACACTCTCTTTCCTG AGAAACATTTTGCTGTTGATGGCCACAAGCTAGTTCGAATCATGCCCTATTGCATGGAGTGTGTCCTTCTAATTGCAAGAGACTATGTAAACAAGTTTGCATTTGCTTGGATAGGATGCTGGTCAAGGTTTCAAGCCGC CTGA
- the LOC107873269 gene encoding uncharacterized protein LOC107873269 isoform X4 codes for MGSNLEPVPVTSQKHDPAWRHCQMFKNGERVQLKCIYCGKIFKGGGIHRIKEHLAGQKGNASTCLRVQPDVRLLMQESLNGVVMKKRKKKKLAEEVVSTCNEVAALTDSCGLNTEVDLLPIAEALEPTSNLFLIRDEGGNGRKKKRRIRKASSSNNNAMVLAINQSKRVNNHVHMAVARFLLDARVPLDAVNSVYFQPMIDMIASQGADVAGPSYHDLRSWVLKASVQEVRNDIDQCSSTWARSGCSVLVDEWITGKGKTLLNFFVYCLEGTMFLRSVDASSLINSMDSLYELLKEVVEEVGVRHVLQVVTSNEERYVLAGKRLTDAYPTLFWTPCAAQSIDLMLEDIKKLEWIDTIIEQAKSISRFIYNNNILLNMMRKFTFGVDLVDLGVTRSATDFLTLSRMVNIKHNLQSMVTSVEWMESPYSKKPAGFAVLNYISNQSFWSTCSLITRLTDPILRLLRIVCGEERPAMAYVFAGVYRAKETIKKELVNKKDYLVYWNIIDHRWESLQRHPLHVAGFYLNPKFFYTTEEDVHLNIRSLVYDCIEKLVPDPKIQDKIVKETTSYHNSAGDFGRKMAVRARDTLFPVMGWILIFYLRSFDQRNILLLMATS; via the exons ATGGGTTCTAATTTGGAACCAGTGCCAGTTACTTCACAAAAACATGACCCGGCGTGGAGACATTGTCAAATGTTTAAGAATGGGGAGAGGGTGCAGTTGAAGTGCATCTATTGTGGGAAAATATTTAAGGGTGGTGGAATTCATAGGATTAAAGAACATCTTGCGGGTCAGAAAGGTAATGCATCTACTTGTTTGAGAGTTCAGCCCGATGTTCGCCTTCTGATGCAAGAGAGCTTAAATGGTGTtgtaatgaaaaagagaaaaaaaaagaaacttgcTGAGGAAGTTGTATCAACTTGTAATGAGGTTGCTGCATTGACTGATAGTTGTGGCCTGAATACGGAAGTTGACTTGCTTCCAATCGCAGAAGCTCTTGAACCAACCTCTAATTTGTTTTTGATTCGAGATGAAGGAGGTAATGGTAGGAAGAAAAAACGTAGGATTAGAAAAGCCTCTTCCTCAAATAATAATGCCATGGTTCTAGCAATTAACCAGTCGAAAAGAGTGAACAATCATGTGCATATGGCAGTAGCCAGATTCCTTTTAGATGCCAGGGTGCCTCTTGACGCTGTAAATTCTGTTTATTTCCAACCGATGATTGATATGATTGCTTCCCAAGGAGCAGATGTTGCAGGCCCTTCTTATCATGACCTCAGAAGCTGGGTTCTAAAAGCTTCAGTTCAAGAAGTCAGGAATGACATTGATCAATGTTCAAGTACCTGGGCAAGGAGTGGTTGTTCTGTTTTGGTTGATGAGTGGATTACAGGAAAGGGTAAAACACTGCTGAACTTTTTCGTCTACTGCCTTGAAGGGACAATGTTTTTGAGATCTGTGGATGCATCTAGCCTAATTAATTCTATGGATTCTCTATATGAGTTGCTTAAGGAAGTAGTGGAGGAAGTTGGTGTGAGACATGTGTTGCAAGTAGTAACTAGTAATGAGGAGCGATATGTTCTTGCTGGGAAAAGGCTCACTGATGCTTACCCTACCCTCTTTTGGACTCCCTGTGCTGCTCAGTCCATTGACTTGATGCTCGAGGATATAAAAAAACTTGAGTGGATTGATACAATAATTGAACAAGCCAAGTCAATATCAAGATTCATCTACAATAATAACATTCTGTTGaatatgatgagaaagttcacctTTGGAGTTGACTTAGTTGATTTGGGAGTTACACGCTCCGCAACTGACTTTTTGACACTAAGTCGAATGGTAAATATCAAACACAATTTGCAATCAATGGTTACTTCAGTGGAGTGGATGGAGAGCCCATATTCAAAGAAACCAGCGGGGTTTGCCGTGCTAAATTATATCAGTAACCAGTCCTTTTGGTCTACTTGCAGCTTGATTACCCGCTTGACAGATCCCATCTTGAGGCTTTTAAGGATAGTTTGTGGTGAGGAGAGGCCTGCGATGGCGTATGTTTTTGCAGGGGTCTATCGAGCAAAAGAAACAATTAAGAAAGAGCTTGTCAATAAGAAGGATTACTTAGTTTATTGGAATATTATAGATCATAGGTGGGAATCACTTCAGCGTCATCCTCTTCATGTTGCAGGGTTTTACCTCAATCCCAAGTTTTTCTATACTACAGAGGAAGACGTCCACCTTAATATCAGATCTCTTGTTTATGATTGCATAGAGAAATTGGTTCCTGATCCTAAAATCCAAGACAAAATTGTGAAAGAAACTACTTCTTACCATAACAGTGCTGGAGATTTTGGCAGGAAAATGGCAGTAAGAGCCAGAGACACTCTCTTTCCTG TAATGGGATGGATACTTATTTTCTACTTAAGATCCTTCGATCAGAGAAACATTTTGCTGTTGATGGCCACAAGCTAG
- the LOC107873269 gene encoding uncharacterized protein LOC107873269 isoform X5, with protein sequence MGSNLEPVPVTSQKHDPAWRHCQMFKNGERVQLKCIYCGKIFKGGGIHRIKEHLAGQKGNASTCLRVQPDVRLLMQESLNGVVMKKRKKKKLAEEVVSTCNEVAALTDSCGLNTEVDLLPIAEALEPTSNLFLIRDEGGNGRKKKRRIRKASSSNNNAMVLAINQSKRVNNHVHMAVARFLLDARVPLDAVNSVYFQPMIDMIASQGADVAGPSYHDLRSWVLKASVQEVRNDIDQCSSTWARSGCSVLVDEWITGKGKTLLNFFVYCLEGTMFLRSVDASSLINSMDSLYELLKEVVEEVGVRHVLQVVTSNEERYVLAGKRLTDAYPTLFWTPCAAQSIDLMLEDIKKLEWIDTIIEQAKSISRFIYNNNILLNMMRKFTFGVDLVDLGVTRSATDFLTLSRMVNIKHNLQSMVTSVEWMESPYSKKPAGFAVLNYISNQSFWSTCSLITRLTDPILRLLRIVCGEERPAMAYVFAGVYRAKETIKKELVNKKDYLVYWNIIDHRWESLQRHPLHVAGFYLNPKFFYTTEEDVHLNIRSLVYDCIEKLVPDPKIQDKIVKETTSYHNSAGDFGRKMAVRARDTLFPDPSIRETFCC encoded by the exons ATGGGTTCTAATTTGGAACCAGTGCCAGTTACTTCACAAAAACATGACCCGGCGTGGAGACATTGTCAAATGTTTAAGAATGGGGAGAGGGTGCAGTTGAAGTGCATCTATTGTGGGAAAATATTTAAGGGTGGTGGAATTCATAGGATTAAAGAACATCTTGCGGGTCAGAAAGGTAATGCATCTACTTGTTTGAGAGTTCAGCCCGATGTTCGCCTTCTGATGCAAGAGAGCTTAAATGGTGTtgtaatgaaaaagagaaaaaaaaagaaacttgcTGAGGAAGTTGTATCAACTTGTAATGAGGTTGCTGCATTGACTGATAGTTGTGGCCTGAATACGGAAGTTGACTTGCTTCCAATCGCAGAAGCTCTTGAACCAACCTCTAATTTGTTTTTGATTCGAGATGAAGGAGGTAATGGTAGGAAGAAAAAACGTAGGATTAGAAAAGCCTCTTCCTCAAATAATAATGCCATGGTTCTAGCAATTAACCAGTCGAAAAGAGTGAACAATCATGTGCATATGGCAGTAGCCAGATTCCTTTTAGATGCCAGGGTGCCTCTTGACGCTGTAAATTCTGTTTATTTCCAACCGATGATTGATATGATTGCTTCCCAAGGAGCAGATGTTGCAGGCCCTTCTTATCATGACCTCAGAAGCTGGGTTCTAAAAGCTTCAGTTCAAGAAGTCAGGAATGACATTGATCAATGTTCAAGTACCTGGGCAAGGAGTGGTTGTTCTGTTTTGGTTGATGAGTGGATTACAGGAAAGGGTAAAACACTGCTGAACTTTTTCGTCTACTGCCTTGAAGGGACAATGTTTTTGAGATCTGTGGATGCATCTAGCCTAATTAATTCTATGGATTCTCTATATGAGTTGCTTAAGGAAGTAGTGGAGGAAGTTGGTGTGAGACATGTGTTGCAAGTAGTAACTAGTAATGAGGAGCGATATGTTCTTGCTGGGAAAAGGCTCACTGATGCTTACCCTACCCTCTTTTGGACTCCCTGTGCTGCTCAGTCCATTGACTTGATGCTCGAGGATATAAAAAAACTTGAGTGGATTGATACAATAATTGAACAAGCCAAGTCAATATCAAGATTCATCTACAATAATAACATTCTGTTGaatatgatgagaaagttcacctTTGGAGTTGACTTAGTTGATTTGGGAGTTACACGCTCCGCAACTGACTTTTTGACACTAAGTCGAATGGTAAATATCAAACACAATTTGCAATCAATGGTTACTTCAGTGGAGTGGATGGAGAGCCCATATTCAAAGAAACCAGCGGGGTTTGCCGTGCTAAATTATATCAGTAACCAGTCCTTTTGGTCTACTTGCAGCTTGATTACCCGCTTGACAGATCCCATCTTGAGGCTTTTAAGGATAGTTTGTGGTGAGGAGAGGCCTGCGATGGCGTATGTTTTTGCAGGGGTCTATCGAGCAAAAGAAACAATTAAGAAAGAGCTTGTCAATAAGAAGGATTACTTAGTTTATTGGAATATTATAGATCATAGGTGGGAATCACTTCAGCGTCATCCTCTTCATGTTGCAGGGTTTTACCTCAATCCCAAGTTTTTCTATACTACAGAGGAAGACGTCCACCTTAATATCAGATCTCTTGTTTATGATTGCATAGAGAAATTGGTTCCTGATCCTAAAATCCAAGACAAAATTGTGAAAGAAACTACTTCTTACCATAACAGTGCTGGAGATTTTGGCAGGAAAATGGCAGTAAGAGCCAGAGACACTCTCTTTCCTG ATCCTTCGATCAGAGAAACATTTTGCTGTTGA